Proteins from a single region of Carassius gibelio isolate Cgi1373 ecotype wild population from Czech Republic chromosome A5, carGib1.2-hapl.c, whole genome shotgun sequence:
- the LOC127987737 gene encoding pro-MCH 1-like: MKLSVGTVLISVALLSECYFKTAAIPMTKAEDTEPDLQGLSDSLEENALRSAPGNSRIIVVADSNLLRTLTSLNRGVPHLSLPESLLSTERRDVGPDLSPSIAIIRRDTMRCMVGRVYRPCWEV, translated from the coding sequence ATGAAGCTTTCCGTTGGCACTGTCCTCATCTCTGTTGCACTTTTGTCTGAGTGCTACTTCAAAACCGCTGCCATCCCCATGACCAAAGCTGAAGACACGGAGCCAGATCTGCAAGGGTTGAGTGACAGCTTGGAGGAGAACGCTCTGAGATCCGCACCAGGCAACTCCAGGATCATCGTGGTGGCTGACTCCAATCTGCTGAGGACCCTAACATCTCTGAACAGAGGAGTCCCTCATCTCAGTCTCCCCGAGAGCCTTCTCAGCACAGAGCGCAGAGATGTCGGACCGGACCTGAGCCCAAGCATCGCCATCATCAGAAGGGACACCATGAGGTGCATGGTGGGAAGAGTGTATCGACCTTGCTGGGAAGTGTAG
- the LOC127993383 gene encoding G2/mitotic-specific cyclin-B1: MALRVTRNTRLASSENQGALPGKAAVANKPGLRPRAALGEIGNNPQTRQALRKKEVKVAPKVEAVAEKAPVVQQPKKESPKVQHDVQILSEPSSPVPMETSGCASDDLCQAFSDVMLNIKDVDADDYDNPMLCSEYVKDIYLYLRQLEIEQAVRPKYLEGSEVTGNMRAILIDWLVQVQIKFKLLQETMYMTVAVIDRFLQDHPVPKKQLQLVGVTAMFIASKYEEMYPPEIADFAFVTDRAYTTGQIRDMEMKILRVLDFSFGKPLPLQFLRRASKIGDVTAEHHTLAKYFLELTMVDYDMVHFPPSQVASAAYALTLKVFNCGDWTPTLQHYMGYTEDSLVPVMQHIARNVVRVNEGLSKHLAVKNKYSSQKQMRIASISQLKSSLIKDLAKQIS; this comes from the exons ATGGCTCTTCGTGTCACAAGG AACACCCGTCTGGCCAGCAGCGAGAATCAGGGCGCTCTGCCCGGGAAAGCAGCGGTCGCGAACAAGCCCGGACTCAGACCTCGGGCCGCGCTGGGGGAGATCGGCAACAATCCACAGACACGACAGGCTTTGAGGAAGAAG GAAGTGAAGGTTGCACCCAAGGTGGAGGCTGTGGCTGAGAAGGCACCTGTGGTTCAACAACCTAAAAAGGAGTCTCCTAAAGTTCAGCATGATGTCCAG ATTTTGTCCGAGCCCTCGTCTCCTGTTCCCATGGAGACCTCTGGCTGTGCTTCGGATGATCTGTGTCAGGCGTTCTCTGATGTTATGCTCAATATCAAGGACGTGGATGCAGATGACTATGATAATCCCATGCTTTGCAGTGAATATGTCAAGGACATCTATTTGTATCTCCGTCAGCTTGAG ATTGAGCAAGCTGTTAGGCCAAAGTATCTGGAAGGAAGTGAAGTTACAGGAAATATGCGTGCAATTCTCATTGACTGGCTTGTACAAGTCCAAATTAAGTTTAAGCTGCTTCAGGAGACCATGTACATGACTGTTGCAGTCATTGATCGCTTTCTTCAG gatCATCCAGTTCCAAAGAAGCAGCTCCAGCTTGTTGGTGTAACAGCCATGTTCATTGCCTCAAAGTATGAAGAGATGTACCCACCAGAGATTGCAGACTTTGCTTTTGTGACTGACCGTGCCTACACTACTGGTCAGATCCGTGATATGGAGATGAAAATCCTCAGAGTCCTCGACTTCAGTTTTGGGAAACCTCTGCCACTACAGTTCCTCAGGAGAGCCTCCAAGATTGGAGAC GTTACTGCAGAGCATCACACACTGGCCAAGTACTTCCTGGAGCTCACCATGGTCGACTATGATATGGTCCACTTTCCTCCCTCTCAGGTGGCTAGCGCAGCTTATGCCCTCACTCTGAAGGTCTTCAACTGTGGTGACTGG ACCCCTACTCTTCAGCATTATATGGGCTACACTGAGGATTCACTGGTTCCTGTGATGCAGCATATTGCCAGAAATGTTGTGAGAGTCAATGAGGGGCTTTCAAAGCATCTG GCTGTGAAGAACAAGTACTCCAGTCAAAAGCAGATGAGAATTGCTTCAATTTCTCAGCTTAAGTCATCCTTGATCAAGGACCTGGCCAAGCAAATCTCGTAG